The Eleutherodactylus coqui strain aEleCoq1 chromosome 13, aEleCoq1.hap1, whole genome shotgun sequence genome includes a window with the following:
- the TPD52L2 gene encoding tumor protein D54 isoform X4, giving the protein MDPGGQDINLNSPNKGLLSDNMTDVPVCPAGTRMPADAAGGALPEGLTEDEAEELRSDLLKVEEEILTLRQVLGAKERHAAELKRKLGQTPLNQLKLNLSKSLHEVQMSNAYKKTQETLSTAGQKTTAALSTMGTAITRKLGDMRALPFSQSFSSYSIRHSISMPTMRNSATFKSFEERVANLKPRVSTDEGANGSQNLHSPDNKSQDSAPF; this is encoded by the exons ACATCAACCTTAACTCTCCCAACAAAGGTTTACTGTCGGACAACATGACGGACGTCCCGGTGTGCCCAGCAGGAACGCGTATGCCAGCTGACGCTGCAGGAGGAGCGCTGCCGGAGGGGCTGACCGAAGATGAAGCCGAGGAACTGCGCAGCGACCTGCTTAAG gtggaggaggagatcctCACGCTGCGTCAGGTTCTGGGGGCCAAGGAGCGTCACGCAGCGGAGCTAAAGAGAAAGCTGGGCCAGACGCCCCTCAACCAACTCAAGCTCAACCTGTCGAAGAGTCTGCATGAAGTCCAAATGTCTAACGC CTACAAGAAGACTCAGGAGACTCTTTCAACTGCCGGTCAGAAAACCACCGCTGCGCTGTCTACGATGGGCACCGCCATCACCAGGAAACTGGGGGACATGAG GGCTCTCCCCTTCTCCCAGTCTTTTAG CAGTTATTCAATCCGCCACTCCATAAGCATGCCGACAATGAG AAACTCAGCCACCTTCAAGTCGTTTGAAGAACGTGTGGCGAATTTAAAG CCCCGGGTATCTACAGATGAAGGAGCAAACGGAAGCCAGAATTTGCATTCTCCAGACAATAAATCACAGGATTCTGCCCCGTTCTAG
- the TPD52L2 gene encoding tumor protein D54 isoform X7 translates to MDPGGQDINLNSPNKGLLSDNMTDVPVCPAGTRMPADAAGGALPEGLTEDEAEELRSDLLKVEEEILTLRQVLGAKERHAAELKRKLGQTPLNQLKLNLSKSLHEVQMSNAYKKTQETLSTAGQKTTAALSTMGTAITRKLGDMSSYSIRHSISMPTMRNSATFKSFEERVANLKPRVSTDEGANGSQNLHSPDNKSQDSAPF, encoded by the exons ACATCAACCTTAACTCTCCCAACAAAGGTTTACTGTCGGACAACATGACGGACGTCCCGGTGTGCCCAGCAGGAACGCGTATGCCAGCTGACGCTGCAGGAGGAGCGCTGCCGGAGGGGCTGACCGAAGATGAAGCCGAGGAACTGCGCAGCGACCTGCTTAAG gtggaggaggagatcctCACGCTGCGTCAGGTTCTGGGGGCCAAGGAGCGTCACGCAGCGGAGCTAAAGAGAAAGCTGGGCCAGACGCCCCTCAACCAACTCAAGCTCAACCTGTCGAAGAGTCTGCATGAAGTCCAAATGTCTAACGC CTACAAGAAGACTCAGGAGACTCTTTCAACTGCCGGTCAGAAAACCACCGCTGCGCTGTCTACGATGGGCACCGCCATCACCAGGAAACTGGGGGACATGAG CAGTTATTCAATCCGCCACTCCATAAGCATGCCGACAATGAG AAACTCAGCCACCTTCAAGTCGTTTGAAGAACGTGTGGCGAATTTAAAG CCCCGGGTATCTACAGATGAAGGAGCAAACGGAAGCCAGAATTTGCATTCTCCAGACAATAAATCACAGGATTCTGCCCCGTTCTAG
- the TPD52L2 gene encoding tumor protein D54 isoform X8: MDPGGQDINLNSPNKGLLSDNMTDVPVCPAGTRMPADAAGGALPEGLTEDEAEELRSDLLKVEEEILTLRQVLGAKERHAAELKRKLGQTPLNQLKLNLSKSLHEVQMSNAYKKTQETLSTAGQKTTAALSTMGTAITRKLGDMRNSATFKSFEERVANLKPRVSTDEGANGSQNLHSPDNKSQDSAPF; this comes from the exons ACATCAACCTTAACTCTCCCAACAAAGGTTTACTGTCGGACAACATGACGGACGTCCCGGTGTGCCCAGCAGGAACGCGTATGCCAGCTGACGCTGCAGGAGGAGCGCTGCCGGAGGGGCTGACCGAAGATGAAGCCGAGGAACTGCGCAGCGACCTGCTTAAG gtggaggaggagatcctCACGCTGCGTCAGGTTCTGGGGGCCAAGGAGCGTCACGCAGCGGAGCTAAAGAGAAAGCTGGGCCAGACGCCCCTCAACCAACTCAAGCTCAACCTGTCGAAGAGTCTGCATGAAGTCCAAATGTCTAACGC CTACAAGAAGACTCAGGAGACTCTTTCAACTGCCGGTCAGAAAACCACCGCTGCGCTGTCTACGATGGGCACCGCCATCACCAGGAAACTGGGGGACATGAG AAACTCAGCCACCTTCAAGTCGTTTGAAGAACGTGTGGCGAATTTAAAG CCCCGGGTATCTACAGATGAAGGAGCAAACGGAAGCCAGAATTTGCATTCTCCAGACAATAAATCACAGGATTCTGCCCCGTTCTAG
- the TPD52L2 gene encoding tumor protein D54 isoform X1, producing the protein MDPGGQDINLNSPNKGLLSDNMTDVPVCPAGTRMPADAAGGALPEGLTEDEAEELRSDLLKVEEEILTLRQVLGAKERHAAELKRKLGQTPLNQLKLNLSKSLHEVQMSNAYVKTSEKFGEWNEKMTQSDVYKKTQETLSTAGQKTTAALSTMGTAITRKLGDMRALPFSQSFSSYSIRHSISMPTMRNSATFKSFEERVANLKPRVSTDEGANGSQNLHSPDNKSQDSAPF; encoded by the exons ACATCAACCTTAACTCTCCCAACAAAGGTTTACTGTCGGACAACATGACGGACGTCCCGGTGTGCCCAGCAGGAACGCGTATGCCAGCTGACGCTGCAGGAGGAGCGCTGCCGGAGGGGCTGACCGAAGATGAAGCCGAGGAACTGCGCAGCGACCTGCTTAAG gtggaggaggagatcctCACGCTGCGTCAGGTTCTGGGGGCCAAGGAGCGTCACGCAGCGGAGCTAAAGAGAAAGCTGGGCCAGACGCCCCTCAACCAACTCAAGCTCAACCTGTCGAAGAGTCTGCATGAAGTCCAAATGTCTAACGC TTACGTTAAAACATCAGAGAAATTTGGAGAGTGGAACGAGAAAATGACGCAGTCTGATGT CTACAAGAAGACTCAGGAGACTCTTTCAACTGCCGGTCAGAAAACCACCGCTGCGCTGTCTACGATGGGCACCGCCATCACCAGGAAACTGGGGGACATGAG GGCTCTCCCCTTCTCCCAGTCTTTTAG CAGTTATTCAATCCGCCACTCCATAAGCATGCCGACAATGAG AAACTCAGCCACCTTCAAGTCGTTTGAAGAACGTGTGGCGAATTTAAAG CCCCGGGTATCTACAGATGAAGGAGCAAACGGAAGCCAGAATTTGCATTCTCCAGACAATAAATCACAGGATTCTGCCCCGTTCTAG
- the TPD52L2 gene encoding tumor protein D54 isoform X9 has product MDPGGQDINLNSPNKGLLSDNMTDVPVCPAGTRMPADAAGGALPEGLTEDEAEELRSDLLKVEEEILTLRQVLGAKERHAAELKRKLGQTPLNQLKLNLSKSLHEVQMSNAYKKTQETLSTAGQKTTAALSTMGTAITRKLGDMR; this is encoded by the exons ACATCAACCTTAACTCTCCCAACAAAGGTTTACTGTCGGACAACATGACGGACGTCCCGGTGTGCCCAGCAGGAACGCGTATGCCAGCTGACGCTGCAGGAGGAGCGCTGCCGGAGGGGCTGACCGAAGATGAAGCCGAGGAACTGCGCAGCGACCTGCTTAAG gtggaggaggagatcctCACGCTGCGTCAGGTTCTGGGGGCCAAGGAGCGTCACGCAGCGGAGCTAAAGAGAAAGCTGGGCCAGACGCCCCTCAACCAACTCAAGCTCAACCTGTCGAAGAGTCTGCATGAAGTCCAAATGTCTAACGC CTACAAGAAGACTCAGGAGACTCTTTCAACTGCCGGTCAGAAAACCACCGCTGCGCTGTCTACGATGGGCACCGCCATCACCAGGAAACTGGGGGACATGAGGTAA
- the TPD52L2 gene encoding tumor protein D54 isoform X6, translating to MDPGGQDINLNSPNKGLLSDNMTDVPVCPAGTRMPADAAGGALPEGLTEDEAEELRSDLLKVEEEILTLRQVLGAKERHAAELKRKLGQTPLNQLKLNLSKSLHEVQMSNAYVKTSEKFGEWNEKMTQSDVYKKTQETLSTAGQKTTAALSTMGTAITRKLGDMRNSATFKSFEERVANLKPRVSTDEGANGSQNLHSPDNKSQDSAPF from the exons ACATCAACCTTAACTCTCCCAACAAAGGTTTACTGTCGGACAACATGACGGACGTCCCGGTGTGCCCAGCAGGAACGCGTATGCCAGCTGACGCTGCAGGAGGAGCGCTGCCGGAGGGGCTGACCGAAGATGAAGCCGAGGAACTGCGCAGCGACCTGCTTAAG gtggaggaggagatcctCACGCTGCGTCAGGTTCTGGGGGCCAAGGAGCGTCACGCAGCGGAGCTAAAGAGAAAGCTGGGCCAGACGCCCCTCAACCAACTCAAGCTCAACCTGTCGAAGAGTCTGCATGAAGTCCAAATGTCTAACGC TTACGTTAAAACATCAGAGAAATTTGGAGAGTGGAACGAGAAAATGACGCAGTCTGATGT CTACAAGAAGACTCAGGAGACTCTTTCAACTGCCGGTCAGAAAACCACCGCTGCGCTGTCTACGATGGGCACCGCCATCACCAGGAAACTGGGGGACATGAG AAACTCAGCCACCTTCAAGTCGTTTGAAGAACGTGTGGCGAATTTAAAG CCCCGGGTATCTACAGATGAAGGAGCAAACGGAAGCCAGAATTTGCATTCTCCAGACAATAAATCACAGGATTCTGCCCCGTTCTAG
- the TPD52L2 gene encoding tumor protein D54 isoform X2: MDPGGQDINLNSPNKGLLSDNMTDVPVCPAGTRMPADAAGGALPEGLTEDEAEELRSDLLKVEEEILTLRQVLGAKERHAAELKRKLGQTPLNQLKLNLSKSLHEVQMSNAYVKTSEKFGEWNEKMTQSDVYKKTQETLSTAGQKTTAALSTMGTAITRKLGDMSSYSIRHSISMPTMRNSATFKSFEERVANLKPRVSTDEGANGSQNLHSPDNKSQDSAPF, encoded by the exons ACATCAACCTTAACTCTCCCAACAAAGGTTTACTGTCGGACAACATGACGGACGTCCCGGTGTGCCCAGCAGGAACGCGTATGCCAGCTGACGCTGCAGGAGGAGCGCTGCCGGAGGGGCTGACCGAAGATGAAGCCGAGGAACTGCGCAGCGACCTGCTTAAG gtggaggaggagatcctCACGCTGCGTCAGGTTCTGGGGGCCAAGGAGCGTCACGCAGCGGAGCTAAAGAGAAAGCTGGGCCAGACGCCCCTCAACCAACTCAAGCTCAACCTGTCGAAGAGTCTGCATGAAGTCCAAATGTCTAACGC TTACGTTAAAACATCAGAGAAATTTGGAGAGTGGAACGAGAAAATGACGCAGTCTGATGT CTACAAGAAGACTCAGGAGACTCTTTCAACTGCCGGTCAGAAAACCACCGCTGCGCTGTCTACGATGGGCACCGCCATCACCAGGAAACTGGGGGACATGAG CAGTTATTCAATCCGCCACTCCATAAGCATGCCGACAATGAG AAACTCAGCCACCTTCAAGTCGTTTGAAGAACGTGTGGCGAATTTAAAG CCCCGGGTATCTACAGATGAAGGAGCAAACGGAAGCCAGAATTTGCATTCTCCAGACAATAAATCACAGGATTCTGCCCCGTTCTAG
- the TPD52L2 gene encoding tumor protein D54 isoform X3 encodes MDPGGQGLLSDNMTDVPVCPAGTRMPADAAGGALPEGLTEDEAEELRSDLLKVEEEILTLRQVLGAKERHAAELKRKLGQTPLNQLKLNLSKSLHEVQMSNAYVKTSEKFGEWNEKMTQSDVYKKTQETLSTAGQKTTAALSTMGTAITRKLGDMRALPFSQSFSSYSIRHSISMPTMRNSATFKSFEERVANLKPRVSTDEGANGSQNLHSPDNKSQDSAPF; translated from the exons GTTTACTGTCGGACAACATGACGGACGTCCCGGTGTGCCCAGCAGGAACGCGTATGCCAGCTGACGCTGCAGGAGGAGCGCTGCCGGAGGGGCTGACCGAAGATGAAGCCGAGGAACTGCGCAGCGACCTGCTTAAG gtggaggaggagatcctCACGCTGCGTCAGGTTCTGGGGGCCAAGGAGCGTCACGCAGCGGAGCTAAAGAGAAAGCTGGGCCAGACGCCCCTCAACCAACTCAAGCTCAACCTGTCGAAGAGTCTGCATGAAGTCCAAATGTCTAACGC TTACGTTAAAACATCAGAGAAATTTGGAGAGTGGAACGAGAAAATGACGCAGTCTGATGT CTACAAGAAGACTCAGGAGACTCTTTCAACTGCCGGTCAGAAAACCACCGCTGCGCTGTCTACGATGGGCACCGCCATCACCAGGAAACTGGGGGACATGAG GGCTCTCCCCTTCTCCCAGTCTTTTAG CAGTTATTCAATCCGCCACTCCATAAGCATGCCGACAATGAG AAACTCAGCCACCTTCAAGTCGTTTGAAGAACGTGTGGCGAATTTAAAG CCCCGGGTATCTACAGATGAAGGAGCAAACGGAAGCCAGAATTTGCATTCTCCAGACAATAAATCACAGGATTCTGCCCCGTTCTAG
- the TPD52L2 gene encoding tumor protein D54 isoform X5: MTDVPVCPAGTRMPADAAGGALPEGLTEDEAEELRSDLLKVEEEILTLRQVLGAKERHAAELKRKLGQTPLNQLKLNLSKSLHEVQMSNAYVKTSEKFGEWNEKMTQSDVYKKTQETLSTAGQKTTAALSTMGTAITRKLGDMRALPFSQSFSSYSIRHSISMPTMRNSATFKSFEERVANLKPRVSTDEGANGSQNLHSPDNKSQDSAPF; the protein is encoded by the exons ATGACGGACGTCCCGGTGTGCCCAGCAGGAACGCGTATGCCAGCTGACGCTGCAGGAGGAGCGCTGCCGGAGGGGCTGACCGAAGATGAAGCCGAGGAACTGCGCAGCGACCTGCTTAAG gtggaggaggagatcctCACGCTGCGTCAGGTTCTGGGGGCCAAGGAGCGTCACGCAGCGGAGCTAAAGAGAAAGCTGGGCCAGACGCCCCTCAACCAACTCAAGCTCAACCTGTCGAAGAGTCTGCATGAAGTCCAAATGTCTAACGC TTACGTTAAAACATCAGAGAAATTTGGAGAGTGGAACGAGAAAATGACGCAGTCTGATGT CTACAAGAAGACTCAGGAGACTCTTTCAACTGCCGGTCAGAAAACCACCGCTGCGCTGTCTACGATGGGCACCGCCATCACCAGGAAACTGGGGGACATGAG GGCTCTCCCCTTCTCCCAGTCTTTTAG CAGTTATTCAATCCGCCACTCCATAAGCATGCCGACAATGAG AAACTCAGCCACCTTCAAGTCGTTTGAAGAACGTGTGGCGAATTTAAAG CCCCGGGTATCTACAGATGAAGGAGCAAACGGAAGCCAGAATTTGCATTCTCCAGACAATAAATCACAGGATTCTGCCCCGTTCTAG